The sequence below is a genomic window from Candidatus Paceibacterota bacterium.
TAGTGCTCCACGAGGCATATGATAGAGCGCAGGAGTTAACAGAGAGTGATTGGCACAAAGCGTATCCTGGCAATGATCCGCGTGTTGCCAGGGAGGGTCTACAAAATATCTTAGATACCATATCAAGAAATCTCACCCTTAGTGAATAACTTGGTTTACTTATATATATTTTCGCTTATTATTTATATAAAAGCGATACATAAAACACATGTCCGAGTTCAAACAATATATACACCACCTCTCTTTGCTACTTACTCTTCTTGTTATCGTATTTGGCTTTAATTTTGCATTGAATATTATGTCAATGCCACCATTTCATTCAGTAGAGGTTAAGGTGGCCACATTATCGCCAGCAGGTAAGTCGGGGGGGTATGCTATACCGGCATCATGCCCGTCATACGAACATACTCCTGGCGAATGTAGCCCACCCCCACCTCCACCCCCACCCCCGGCCACACCAACTTTTGAAGCAACAACAGGAACCATTAATGAAGGTGGAAGTGCGACACTCTCTTGGTCATGCGTCGACTCCTCAAGCTCATCAGGTGTCAACTTCTCAACTGGCGGTGCCACCTCAGGCTCCGTAGAGGTCACCCCATCAGACACCACCACTTACACGGTCATCTGTTCAAACGGAGGAGAGAGCTCGTTAACCGTTACTGTCCTTCACCCAGACCTTTCAATCAGTGCGAACCCGAATTTGGTCCGCTTCAGAACGTCGTCTACGATCACTTGGTCCGCAACGAGCGTTAACTCTTGTCTGGTCTCTGAGAACAACCCGGACTTCACCGACTCATGGAGTGGCGCCTCGGGCACACAAACCACGAGCCCTATCACCGGTGAGACCACATATACTCTCTCATGCGAGACTGACGCAGGCGCCGTGAGCGAGAGTGTGAAGGTGAAAATCATCCCTATCTTCCAAGAGTTCTAAAGTATTCCCCGATAATTCTTTGGAGAAGTTTTTAGAAAACAGCGCGAAATTTCGCGCTGTTTTCTCGCACCAGAAATCGCTGAGCGCATCACGAGAGTCATCGGCATAGGATTCTTTTGCTGTTGCCGAAGTTCAATAATCTTATTTCCCCATGGCTGTTACGTATAGGATGAGTTCATCTTCTCTTGCGTCAAGTGTTTTGTGTATTTCCTCATTATTAAACCCAAAGAGCGGACAATACTTCATACCCAACGATGCCCCTAGCAGATGAAGGTTTTGGCTCATGTGCCCTGATTCGGTCGCGAGCATATCATATCCGAAGTCACCATATTTAATAGCATTTCGTCCCTGAACACCTGTAATAATGAAAACAACCGCAGAGTCTTTTGTCCACGATGCAAGAACAGAAGCAGCGATAGTATTTTCTTCAGCATCTTTTGAGAGTAGTTTTTCAAGAGAATGGTTGAGTAGATTGTAGTGGTACACACCTGGTTCAACTCCGGATACACGTCGGACATCAACATACATTTCAAGAGGGTAGCGCGCGCCGCCGGAAGGGTAGAACCGTCTCGTGCTATTTCGTTCCTCTTGGTTGCTTTCGGTATATTCTCCCGGTTCACACTTGATACCTGCCGAGTAATAGAGAAGTGTTGAGAGTTCCTCAAGAGAGATTGACTGCGAAGCATCGCATTCCCGTGTCGAACGGCGTTCAAACAAAACCTCTTTCAGGTTTTTGAGTGGCAGCATTT
It includes:
- a CDS encoding SagB/ThcOx family dehydrogenase, translating into MNIMFSKLFYKKVRSSLPNIPPNPTQWPKAWSMIFFKEYPRFDAVSLPREMLPLKNLKEVLFERRSTRECDASQSISLEELSTLLYYSAGIKCEPGEYTESNQEERNSTRRFYPSGGARYPLEMYVDVRRVSGVEPGVYHYNLLNHSLEKLLSKDAEENTIAASVLASWTKDSAVVFIITGVQGRNAIKYGDFGYDMLATESGHMSQNLHLLGASLGMKYCPLFGFNNEEIHKTLDAREDELILYVTAMGK